Proteins encoded within one genomic window of bacterium:
- a CDS encoding TerC/Alx family metal homeostasis membrane protein: TAVEKYLTGYVVEKSLSVDNIFVIAMIFGLFAVPPLYQHRVLFWGILGALVLRGVMIVLGAKLIAEFHWILYLFAAFQIQTALTMLFLKSGHGDPNRNAVVRLTRRLFPVTARFHGEHFVVRAGTSASLESEVPGAVAVDDEVVQAARPGTLLLTPLALALVMVETTDVIFAVDSIPAIFAITGDPFLVFTSNVFAILGLRSLYFALAGMVEKFRYLKISLALILLVVGVKMLIAGWLKELLGKSFNLYVLLTVLAILAAGVVASVVADRRDGRE, from the coding sequence ACGGCGGTGGAGAAGTACCTGACCGGCTACGTCGTCGAGAAGTCGCTCAGCGTGGACAACATCTTCGTGATCGCCATGATCTTCGGGCTCTTCGCCGTGCCGCCGCTCTACCAGCACCGGGTGCTGTTCTGGGGCATCCTCGGGGCGCTGGTGCTGCGCGGCGTGATGATCGTCCTGGGGGCGAAGCTGATCGCCGAGTTCCACTGGATCCTGTACCTGTTCGCCGCCTTCCAGATCCAGACGGCGCTCACGATGCTGTTCCTGAAGTCGGGGCACGGCGACCCGAACCGCAACGCGGTGGTCCGCCTGACGCGCCGGCTGTTCCCGGTGACCGCCAGATTCCACGGCGAGCACTTCGTCGTGAGGGCCGGCACGTCCGCGTCGCTCGAGAGCGAGGTTCCCGGCGCGGTTGCGGTGGATGACGAGGTCGTGCAGGCGGCCCGGCCGGGGACGCTGCTGCTCACGCCGCTGGCGCTGGCGCTGGTGATGGTCGAGACCACCGACGTGATCTTCGCCGTCGATTCGATCCCGGCCATCTTCGCCATCACGGGCGACCCGTTCCTGGTCTTCACGAGCAACGTGTTCGCGATCCTCGGCCTGCGGTCGCTCTACTTCGCGCTGGCCGGGATGGTGGAGAAGTTCCGCTACCTCAAGATCTCCCTCGCCCTGATCCTGCTGGTCGTGGGCGTGAAGATGCTGATCGCCGGGTGGCTGAAAGAGTTGCTCGGGAAGAGCTTCAACCTCTACGTGCTGCTGACGGTGCTCGCGATCCTGGCGGCCGGGGTCGTGGCGTCCGTGGTCGCGGATCGGCGCGACGGCAGGGAGTGA